In Flavobacterium piscisymbiosum, the sequence GGCTTTTTCGAAAAAATCAGTTCTTGACAATCCTGCCAGAGCAATTTCTTGCATGATCTCACGCAAAGCAGATAATACATCATCCGTATTTTTAGGACCATACTCGGCAATCCATTCCTTTATCATAATCTCTCTAGTGTTTTAATAAGCATTAGTAAACTTTGTTTTTTTGGTGCATCTTTAGTCCAGGAGCGTATGACTTTGAGATTAAGCTTCCGTAGACTTTCGGGTTCAATGCGAAGATCATCAGTCAAGAAATTTAATGTCTGTGCAGTTCCGCGAAGAACTAGGCGCGAAGTTGTGATGATTTTGTCACACAATGCTTTCTCCGGCGATGCGATAAGTGCAGTCTGGCCGTCAGAAAGTTCAATGCTTTTTATACCAAAACTGTAATACGGCCAAGGTGTTGTGCGATATGTGTATCGGCCTGCGGGAGTTTTATATTTTTTTGAAAGCTTTATTGTCATCGAGCTTGTTTCATATACACGTTCCGGAATCAGTCCCCAGTAGGACAAAGCTGATTCCAATGATACGTAACTGGGCCCCCATAAGTGGTTTGCAATCAGAAATGGTTCCGTTCCTGAAACTCCATTTTTTGTAGCGTTTACATATAGTCCTTTTTTCAAAGAAATTATGTCGCCATTTTTTATCAGCTCGCTGATTTTATCATTTGGCCTTTTGTATTCTTTTAGTATATCTAGCATGATATGCCTGTTGAGAGGCGCTTTATTTAACTTTTGAATTGAATATTTTAAGTCCATTGTTGTTTAATTTGATGCTAAAATCGGAAAAATTCCGATTATTAACAAATATTCACACATTTAATTTTGCTTTATTATTCACAGATAATCGGAAATTTTCCGATTATCTGTGAAATTTTTAGCAGTAAATAATCAGCCTCAATCTAAAATAGAAAAAAGGGACACACTCGATTGTGATCTGGGTCATAAAAATGACCCAGATCAGTTTTTTTAACATTAGCTTTTAATGTCGCGTCAATTAGCTTTTGATGCATATTGAGATATGCAATATTGAGTTATATTTGTATGAAAAACACATCGTTATTGTTTTATATTGCATATCGCAATATGCGATATTGGTTAAAAGGGAATGTATGTCATTCGAATCTAGAGTTTGATGTTGTATTTTATTTAAATTTTCTTTTTGCTGTAGTCTCCCACAATTTAGTCATAAAAATTGAAAATTAATGGATCAGATAATTGAAACTATCTATGAGTGGAAAGAGGTTTTAAAGTAGAAAATTCTTTTTGAAAGAATATCACTTAAATTTAGATTTGAGTTTTTCCATGTCTTCCATTATGTTTACATCTAAAACCTTTGCATAATGCTGTGTCTGCTTGGTATTGGTATGACCCATCATCGCAGATACATTTTCCAGTCTTACTCCGTTTCCTAAAGTTACAGTGGTGGCAAAAGTGTGTCTGGCAACATACCAAGTAAGGTGTTTATTTATGCCGCATACATCAGCTATTTCCTTAAGATAAGCATTCATTTTCTGATTGGAAATTTTCGGGATAAGACCTTTCTGCTGGTTTTTGTATTTAGAAATGATATTCTCAACGGTAGGGAGTACCGGAACATTAGCTCTAATAGCAGTTTTTGCTCTGCTGGTCATAATCCATAAATTTCCAGTTGAATCTTCAGATAAGTTTCTCTCGGTCAGCTCCAAGGCATCGACAGGGGCGTAGCCAGTATAGCAGCTAAAAAGAAATATATCTTTAACCTTTTCCAGACGCGGAGTTGAGAATATTTTATTCTCAATTGTATTCAGTTCCAGCTGGGTTAGGAAAACGGCATCTTTTACGCTTAATCTGCCGTCATAAATATTGAATGGATTTTTTATGATCAAATCCATCTTAATGGCGTAATTGCATGCAGTTTTATACATTTTCATATATTTTACCACCGAATTGTTTTTGATGCCTGTCTGCTCTTTGAAACTGCTCTCGTATTTAAGGAACTGCTCCAGTTTAAAGACAAAGGAGCTTGAGATTTCAGATGCGGGCATATCTTCCTTTTTGTAGGTACTGGTGATGAAATCCAAAAGTAAATCCTTCGCTCTTTTGTACTTCTGCAGTGAAGCCGGTGCGCGCTCTCCTGAGTTAACTCTTTTAGTAAAAAATAAGTTGTAAGTGTCCATAATCTCAATTATGGTTGGGCCTTCAGGCTGGTCTATTTTTACTTTTCCTGTGAGTTCAGCTTTTAATAATTCCAAGTCAACTTCAGGGTCAATCCTGAAGAGTTCAGTAAACTTTTTTTCGGCATTAAGCTGCGTAAGATCAAGAGAGCTTTTAATTACCTTCTCTTTTTCCGCCTTCAATGTATTTTTCAAGTGATTTGTCTGAATCCATCTTTCTTTCGAGATGAATTTTCCCGAGGCGATTGTAATTATTTTGTTTTTATAAGAAAGTCTTAGAATAATGGAGCTTTCTCCGTCCCGATTAACTCTGCCAGATTTTAGCAGAAAAATTGTTTTTAACATGTTATCTAGTTTTAAAATTAATAATCAAATTGAATTAAAAATTTTAAGAGAGCCCATTGATAGCAGGGAATTCCCAGGGAATTCTTTTGCTTTAGTGGTCCAATTTTGAGAAAAAAGATCTCAAAAAAAGTGGGTCACTAATTGTGCCACCATTTTTTGATAAAACATGTGCTTTTTGAAAAGTCTGCAAAAACGAAAAAGCCTTTAAACACTAGTGTTTAAAGGCTTTTGACTTTTAAAGTTTCTTCTGAAACTTCTACTGGCGGAGAAAGAGGGATTCGAACCCCCGGACCTGTTACAGTCAACAGTTTTCAAGACTGCCGCATTCGACCGCTCTGCCATTTCTCCAGTATGTTGCGATCATTTGCTGATTGCGAGTGCAAATATAGTGCGCTTTTCTGATTATAAAAACTTTTTTAGTGCTTTTTTTTACTTAATTTTTAAGTGTCTAATTATCAGTATTTCTGTAAAAGAGATTTTCGAAAAAATTAGTCTAAGTCGTCTAAAATTGGTGTTGGTTTTTTGTTTTCATCCACGGCAACAAATGAAAAAGTTCCTGAAACAACCGTTTCGCGAAGTTCTGAATACATTTGTTCCATAAAAATATCAACATGAATTTTGCAGCTTGTTCTTCCAACGCTATCCACTTTTGCCACTAATTCGATTAAAGTTCCTGCCGGAATTGCTTTTTTAAAGTCAATTTGGCCAGTTGATATCGTTACTACTTTTTTGCGGCTAAAACGCGTGGCACAAATAAAAGCCACTTCGTCCATAAGATGAAGTGCAGTTCCTCCAAATAATGTGTCATAATGGTTCGTAGTACTCGGGAAAACCGCTTTGAATATGTGTGTCTCAGATTTCTTAATTCTTTCTTCTAATGTTCCCATATTAGTAGCTTACGTATTCTGTGATCTCAAGACCATATCCAATCATTCCTACTCGTTTTGTTTGCTCTGTGTTTGATACCAGTCTAATTTTAGAAATATCAATATCATGCAGAATTTGAGCTCCAATCCCGTAATCTTTGCTGTCAATGACTACTTTTGGTGCTTTCATCGTTCCTTCTGCCTGTAAAGCCTTAAGTTCAGAGATACGGCTTAATAAGTTTACTGCCTGCATATCCTGATTAATAAAGATTACAGCTCCTTTTCCGTTTTCGTTAATAACTTTAAACATGCCGTCTAATTGTTGCTCAGCATTGTTTGTTAAAGTTCCTAATAAATCATTATTTACCTGCGAAGAGTGAATTCTGGTTAAGATAGGTTCTCCAAGATTCCAGGTTCCTTTTGTTAAGGCAATATGAATTTGTTTATTTGTCGTTTGTTCGTAAGCTCTTAGTCTAAAAGTTCCAAAACGGGTTTCGATATCAAAATCTTCTTTTTTAACGATAAGGCTATCGTGTTGCATTCTGTAGGCAACTAAATCCTCAATCGAAACTAATTTTAAATCAAATTTCTTAGCCACTTTTACCAATTCAGGCAAGCGCGACATTGTTCCGTCTTCATTTAGAATTTCGCAAATCACACCAGCAGATTTAAATCCGGCCAATCTTGCAAAATCAATAGCCGCTTCTGTATGACCAGTTCTTCTTAATACACCACCTTGTTTTGCTACCAAAGGAAAAATGTGTCCAGGTCTTGCTAATTCGTGAGGTTTTACATTTGCATCTGTTAATGCTAATACTGTTTTAGATCTGTCAGCAGCAGAAATTCCTGTTGTTACTCCATGTCCTTTTAAATCTACCGAAACCGTAAAAGCAGTTTCCATATGATCTGTATTATTGGTAACCATTGGTCTTAAATCCAATTCCTTACAACGGCTTTCAGTTAATGGAGCACAGATTAATCCACGTCCGTGAGTAGCCATAAAATTGATCATTTCTGGTGTTACTTTTTCGGCTGCAGCCAAAAAATCACCTTCGTTTTCACGATCTTCATCATCGACTACAATGATTACTTTACCTTGACGAATATCTTCTATAGCTTCTTCAATGGTATTCAGTTGTATTTTTGTTGTTGACATTGGGTAATTGTTTGTTATTTATTGAATTCGGCAAGCGCCTCTTTCATGTGTGTTTTATTAAATAAATAAAAAAAGATATAAAAAGGAAATCCTAAGAACAATGTAAAATAAGGATTCGCAAAATTTGAATTATCAGTAAGTTTTGTGATTTCAGATAAAGTTTTGGTTGTTTTATAAATAAATAGATAAAACAAAATTAGATTAAGTATTTGTGCAATTATAAATAAGAAATGTGTTGAGAACAATGAAGACAGGATGAATCCTAGCACATATAAAAACAAAACCAAATTACTTTGCTGGCGATATAACTCAAAATAATGTTTAAGTTTAAAATAATCTACATTATATAAATCATTAGATTTTAACAGATCATCTTGAGTGATTCCTCTGTTTTCTAAAACTTTTAAAACTTTTAATCTTTGCTGAGATGAATATCCAAATTGTTCAGTGTTTTTTATAATTCCTTTTAAGACATTATCTGGTAACTGTAAATATTTTTGATATTCCTCATCTTCATTATTTAGTTTAACTAAATCAAGTGAAACTATTTCTTCCTTAAAATGAAATTCAGTGTTTGTAAATTTGCTAATTAAATTGTGTATTGGCGTAGTAATCGCATCAAAGTTGATTAATCCGTTGTCGTTTGTGGCCCGATACGTTAATAATATGGCCAATGGCGATAATACAAAAGAAGACATCCATGACCCCATAAACGGAGACATTCCACCTTCTTGCGAGAGTCTTTTTCCAAAAGTATTGATAAAGTGGAAAGTAATAAAAATCAAAACGGCGAATACAATTGGTAAACCAAGTCCCCCTTTTCGGATAATAGCACCTAACGGAGCCCCAATAAAAAACATTAAAAAGCACGCAAAAGCAATTACGAACTTTTCGTATAAAGCCGTTAAGTGTTTATTGATATCGCGTTGTTTGTCTTTAAGGTCTTTTTGAGTGGTTTCAATAGAGTAGATGTTGCTGGTAACATTACTGCTGGCCATTTTCAGAATATCCGACTTTTGTTTGTTGGTATATAAAGATAAAACATTATTAGGTAATGGTTTTTTCTTCTTGTTAGCCTGAACTGAACTTGAAATTGGAGATTTTCTAATACCAACGCGCTGGTTGATATTCTCTGAAAAAGAAAGAATTTCATTGTCCAGATTTTTATTCAAAGAATCTAACGTATAACGTAATTCGTTTACATTTAGCATTGCGTTTGTGCTACCAACGCTTTCTTTGTCTTCGTCGACTTTATTTAGTTCAGATAAGTCAATATTGATAACCTGCTTTTTAAAAGCTGCTTTTACAAAAGGTAGCTTAGCACGATCTTCATATTTTGTAGGCGTAACATCTTGATAGTAATATCCGTCATTCAAAACCAGTTTCAAGATGCTGGACTTTTCGTTACTTATTAATTTACCGTCTTTTGCCTTAATAACAGTTTTGTTTTCACCAACGTTATTAGGTTTTTCATGAATAGTAACACCGGTTAAAATATTTCCGTTTTCACCTGATTTTTTGTTCACTTTTATATTATAAAAGCCAACATCGCTAAACTGACCTTCGGCAATAGCCATTGCGGGTTTGGCCTGAGCGATGTTTTTTCGGAAATTCATAAATTTATATTCCGCAAATGGAATCACATTGTTGGCAAACCAAAACGCAACAATACTTAAAACAAAAATAAAGACAATTAAGCCTCGCATTGCTCTCTGAAGTGATATCCCGGAAGATTTCATAGCGGCAAACTCGTAGTTCTCAGCTAAATTTCCAAAAGTCATAATCGAAGCCAGTAAAACCGATAAAGGTAAAACCAGCGGAATGATTCGCGGCATCGAGAACAACAGGAATTTTACAACCAAAATCAAATCCAGATCTTTACCTGCCAGTTCAGATATAAAGAGCCAGACGGTTTGAAGAATGAATATAAAAAAAAGGATTACAAATACCGTAGTAAATGTAATCAGGAATGTTTTTAGTAAGTATTTGTCTAAAATTTTCAACCTTGTAATTTAATCTAATTTGTTGATGTAGTATTTTGGATATTTGCTCGCTACAAATGTAAATTGATTTTTTGATAAAGGCTGATTGGTTTTAAAAGAATTAACGGTTAAAGTGGTTTTTGTTCCATTTTTACCAGTTTCAATTAAATTATAGATGTGTTTTGTCTGAACATCAATACCTAAAAGGATTTCTTTTCTTTGATCTTTTGCACTTGTAGGCGCTAATTTAATGTATTGAATTTTTCTTCCTTTTACATTTTGCACAATATCCATATTGTATTTGTATCCGGAATTAAAAAACGTAAGCATTTTTGAAGGTGTAATGGCAGCATCGTCTTTTTCGTTTACTTTAGAAACTGTAACTTCTTCGTCTTCAGGAACAATTGTGTATGTTTTTTGTCCGTCAAATATTTTAGTCACACCCATAAAGTTCAATACATATTGATTGCTTTTCATGGTTACGTTTCCTTTGCTGTCCTGGTTGATGTTTTCTTTGGCGTTATTCAAAGAATATTTAAAATCAATAACAATATTGTCGTAACTCTTTATTTTGGCAGTTACTTCGTTCAATAAATCTTTGGCCTTTTTATCCTGAGCCTGAATAGAAGTGAAGCTCAAAAGCAATATAACTGCCATTTGAAAGCACTTTTTAGTCATCTTAGTAATAGAATTGTTTTGGATTTCCTGAATTTTTGTTTTCATGATTGGATTAATTTTGTTCATTATTAAAAAATTGATCAAGAGCACTTAAGTCAGATATGTTCACACTTCTTGCTTTACTGCCTTCAAACGGTCCAACAATTCCTGCTGCTTCCAGCTGATCGATCAAACGACCGGCTCTGTTGTAACCTAATTTTAATTTTCTTTGCAATAATGAAGCTGAACCTTGTTGCGCATTGACAATAATCTCAGCAGCTTCTCTAAATAGGGTATCTCTTTCGGAAATATCCATATCAAGATTAATGCCAGTTTCTTCTCCAACAAACTCCGGAAGCAAATAAGCTGTAGCATAAGCTTTTTGCGAACCAATAAAATCCGTAATTTTTTCTACCTCAGGAGTATCGATAAAGGCACATTGTACACGAACCACATCATTTCCGTTGGTATATAATAAATCTCCACGACCAATTAACTGATCGGCTCCTTGTGTGTCAAGAATCGTTCTCGAGTCAATTTTTGATGTTACCCTAAAAGCAATTCTCGCAGGGAAATTCGCTTTAATCAAACCTGTAATAACGTTTACAGACGGTCTTTGTGTGGCAATAATCAAGTGAATACCAATAGCACGTGCTAACTGAGCCAAACGCGCAATCGGAATTTCGACTTCTTTACCGGCAGTCATAATCAAATCGGCGAACTCATCGACAACTAATATAATATAAGGTAAGAATCTGTGTCCGGCCTCAGGATTTAATTTTCTGGCTCTGAATTTTTCGTTGTATTCTTTAATATTACGAACCATTGCATCTTTCAACAATGAATAACGATTATCCATTTCAACACAAAGCGAATTTAAAGTATTCACCACTTTTGCATTGTCGGTAATAATTGCGTCTTCAGTATCCGGAAGTTTGGCCAAATAATGTCTTTCAATTTTATTAAATAAGGTAAGCTCTACTTTTTTAGGATCCACCAAAACGAATTTTACTTCGGCAGGATGTTTTTTGTATAAAAGTGAAGTTAAAACAGCATTCAATCCAACAGATTTTCCTTGTCCTGTAGCACCCGCCATCAATAAGTGAGGCATTTTAGCTAAATCAACAACAAAGGTTTCGTTCGAAATTGTTTTTCCTAAAGCAATTGGTAATTCCATTTCAGCTTCCTGGAACTTCGCAGATCCAATAACGCTTTTCATAGAAACCATTGTTGGGTTCTTGTTAGGAACCTCGATACCAATTGTTCCTTTTCCTGGAATTGGCGCAATAATACGAATTCCTAATGCCGAAAGAGACAAAGCAATATCATCCTCCAAACTCTTAATTTTAGAGATTCTGATTCCGGCTTCCGGTACAATTTCGTATAAAGTTACCGATGGACCAACGGTTGCTTTAATCTGGGCAATTTCTATTTTGTAGTTACGAAGCGTATCTACAATTTTATTTTTATTTTCTTCTAATTCTTCCTGGTTGATCGTAATTCCGCCAGTCGAATATTCTTTTAATAAATCGATTGTTGGAAATTTATAATTTGATAGATCTAAAGTTGGATCGAATAATCCAAAATCAGCCACAAGGCGAGAAGCCAGGTTTTCTTCGATAATATCTTCTTCTTCCGGTTTTTCAACAACAAATTCTTCCGTGTGAACCACAGGCGCAACTGTTGCTGGTTTTATATCCATTTGAAGAGGTTTTACAACCGGATTCAAATCAATTTCTGATGAATGATTTATAGTAGGTTTTAAGGCTTCTTTGTTGATTTCGAACTGAGTATCTTCTGTTTTTAAATGAATGTTATCTAATTCAGGATCTTCCTCAATTGCAAATTCTTCAAGATTATAAGCGCTTTCTGCCTGTTGTGGTTTTAGGGAACCAAGTTCTGATTTGAATTCTTTTTTAGTAGAATCAAAGTAAGACTGGATCTTCTCCGGAGATAATTTAATTTTAAAGATGAGGTAAATGATTAATCCAAAAAGCAAGGATAGTAAAGTACCTGTTTTTCCGATGTAATCCTGAAGGAATAAATTCAGCTCATACCCAATTGTTCCGCCTAATTCAGGTGCCGATGTGGCGAAAAATCCAAATAAAACCGAAACAACAATGATGGCAAATAAATCCCAGAACCAAATACTTTTGAGTCTTTTGGTAGACATTTCTAATGCCAGAAATAATCCGGTTAAGAAAAATAAGCGAACCAATACAAAAGAAGCAAGTCCAAAACCTCTGTAAACAATCAAATCGGCCATGTAAGCACCAAATTTTCCGAGCCAGTTTTGTACCACCTCAGAGCGATCACCAAGCTCACTTACGGCGCTTTGATCTGTTTGCCATTGTCCGTTGACGTAAAAAGAGATAAATGCAACTAATAGTGCAATAGAAAATAGTACCAAAAGGCAACCCAAAACAAAACGTTGCTGTTTGTTGGGTCTCCAAGATTTTAAATTCTCAGTTTTTGGTGCGTTTTTTTTGTCTACTGTTTCTTTTTTTGTTGTTTTTGCCATTCTTGCGTTTCCTGTTGCCTAGATAAATTTTGGGATATAAATGATCAAGCCGATTGCAATTGCTGTCATTGCGGCAAAAAATACCGCTCCTGCAGCAATATCTTTAATAAACCCGATTCGTTCATGATAATTAGGATGAATAAAGTCAGCAATTTTTTCGACTGCTGTATTCAATCCTTCAACACTTAAAACTAAACCTATGGCTAAGGTTTGACAAAGCCATTCGGTTTGAGAAATATGAAAATAGAATCCTGCAATGGTCATTAAAATTCCCAATGAGAATTGAACCATTATGCTGTGTTCTGTCTTAATCAATTTTACAGCTCCGTTAAACGCATATGTCATGCTTTTTAAACGGCCAGTAACAAAAGTATTATCTTTTTGAAATTCCATTTATAGGTATTATAGTGCTGCTAAAGCTGCTTCGTAATTTGGCTCATTTGCGATTTCAGCAACTTGTTCCGTATGTGTAATTTTTCCGTTTTCATCAACAACAATAATAGCTCTTGAATGTAAACCTGCTAAAGGTCCGTCAATAATTTCTAAACCGTTTGCTTTACCAAAAGCACCAGCTTGAAAATCAGATAAGTTTACTACATTTTCTAATCCTTCGGCTCCACAAAAACGTTTTTGAGCAAATGGTAAATCTCTAGAGATGCATAAAACGGTTGTGTTTTCTAAACCGCTTGCACTTTCGTTGAATTTTCTAACAGATGTTGCACAAGTTCCTGTATCAACACTTGGAAAAATGTTTAAAACTAATTTTTTTCCTGCGAAATTACTTAATGAAGCAACAGACAAATCGTTTTGTACTAATTTGAAATCAGCTAGTTGAGAACCAACTGTTGGTAATTCGCCTGAAGTATGTATCGGATTTCCTCCTAATGTTATTGAAGCCATGATGTTTGTTTAAATTAATGAGGTTCAAAAGTAAGGATTAATATTTGAATCTAAAAGTATTTGTTAGCTGTTGTCATGACAATTAAGCTAGTTATAAGATAACGAATAATTTGTGCGTTTATGTTATAAATGATGCTATTTTTCTTTGCGTGAATATGGAACGCAGATAATACGGATTAAGCGGATTTTGGCGGTCATTTTTGTCATCCCGATTTCTATGATAAAACCAAATCTTTTTGATAAGGGATTTGGTTTTTTATTACCGCAAAAACTCGATGGATTATTTTATTTCTCACAGCGTTTAAAACGCTCATTTTATTCTTTCCTTCATCAACTTTTCTAATGTAGTATGTTTTTAAATCATTATCTGATCGGACCGCACTCATCGCTGCCAGATGCAGAATAGTTTTTAGATTTTTATCAGCAAGCATTGATACTCCAGGCCTTCTTTTTAATGATGTTCCAGATTGAAAATCAAAAGGAACTACTCCGCTGTAACATGCCATTTTCCTAGGATCAGTTATAGTTGTAAATCCTTCTGTTTTTGACAACAATGTCCATGATAAAACCTGACCTACTCCAGGAACAGATTTAATCAATTTCTGTTTCTGATTAAGGCTCTCTTGGTTTTGGATTATATTTTCAATATCATTTTCTATTATCTTAATTTGGACGTCAATATCTCTAAGAAGCT encodes:
- a CDS encoding type IV toxin-antitoxin system AbiEi family antitoxin domain-containing protein, encoding MLDILKEYKRPNDKISELIKNGDIISLKKGLYVNATKNGVSGTEPFLIANHLWGPSYVSLESALSYWGLIPERVYETSSMTIKLSKKYKTPAGRYTYRTTPWPYYSFGIKSIELSDGQTALIASPEKALCDKIITTSRLVLRGTAQTLNFLTDDLRIEPESLRKLNLKVIRSWTKDAPKKQSLLMLIKTLERL
- a CDS encoding site-specific integrase, producing the protein MLKTIFLLKSGRVNRDGESSIILRLSYKNKIITIASGKFISKERWIQTNHLKNTLKAEKEKVIKSSLDLTQLNAEKKFTELFRIDPEVDLELLKAELTGKVKIDQPEGPTIIEIMDTYNLFFTKRVNSGERAPASLQKYKRAKDLLLDFITSTYKKEDMPASEISSSFVFKLEQFLKYESSFKEQTGIKNNSVVKYMKMYKTACNYAIKMDLIIKNPFNIYDGRLSVKDAVFLTQLELNTIENKIFSTPRLEKVKDIFLFSCYTGYAPVDALELTERNLSEDSTGNLWIMTSRAKTAIRANVPVLPTVENIISKYKNQQKGLIPKISNQKMNAYLKEIADVCGINKHLTWYVARHTFATTVTLGNGVRLENVSAMMGHTNTKQTQHYAKVLDVNIMEDMEKLKSKFK
- a CDS encoding acyl-CoA thioesterase, producing MGTLEERIKKSETHIFKAVFPSTTNHYDTLFGGTALHLMDEVAFICATRFSRKKVVTISTGQIDFKKAIPAGTLIELVAKVDSVGRTSCKIHVDIFMEQMYSELRETVVSGTFSFVAVDENKKPTPILDDLD
- the ribB gene encoding 3,4-dihydroxy-2-butanone-4-phosphate synthase, with amino-acid sequence MSTTKIQLNTIEEAIEDIRQGKVIIVVDDEDRENEGDFLAAAEKVTPEMINFMATHGRGLICAPLTESRCKELDLRPMVTNNTDHMETAFTVSVDLKGHGVTTGISAADRSKTVLALTDANVKPHELARPGHIFPLVAKQGGVLRRTGHTEAAIDFARLAGFKSAGVICEILNEDGTMSRLPELVKVAKKFDLKLVSIEDLVAYRMQHDSLIVKKEDFDIETRFGTFRLRAYEQTTNKQIHIALTKGTWNLGEPILTRIHSSQVNNDLLGTLTNNAEQQLDGMFKVINENGKGAVIFINQDMQAVNLLSRISELKALQAEGTMKAPKVVIDSKDYGIGAQILHDIDISKIRLVSNTEQTKRVGMIGYGLEITEYVSY
- a CDS encoding LolA family protein, which gives rise to MKTKIQEIQNNSITKMTKKCFQMAVILLLSFTSIQAQDKKAKDLLNEVTAKIKSYDNIVIDFKYSLNNAKENINQDSKGNVTMKSNQYVLNFMGVTKIFDGQKTYTIVPEDEEVTVSKVNEKDDAAITPSKMLTFFNSGYKYNMDIVQNVKGRKIQYIKLAPTSAKDQRKEILLGIDVQTKHIYNLIETGKNGTKTTLTVNSFKTNQPLSKNQFTFVASKYPKYYINKLD
- a CDS encoding DNA translocase FtsK encodes the protein MAKTTKKETVDKKNAPKTENLKSWRPNKQQRFVLGCLLVLFSIALLVAFISFYVNGQWQTDQSAVSELGDRSEVVQNWLGKFGAYMADLIVYRGFGLASFVLVRLFFLTGLFLALEMSTKRLKSIWFWDLFAIIVVSVLFGFFATSAPELGGTIGYELNLFLQDYIGKTGTLLSLLFGLIIYLIFKIKLSPEKIQSYFDSTKKEFKSELGSLKPQQAESAYNLEEFAIEEDPELDNIHLKTEDTQFEINKEALKPTINHSSEIDLNPVVKPLQMDIKPATVAPVVHTEEFVVEKPEEEDIIEENLASRLVADFGLFDPTLDLSNYKFPTIDLLKEYSTGGITINQEELEENKNKIVDTLRNYKIEIAQIKATVGPSVTLYEIVPEAGIRISKIKSLEDDIALSLSALGIRIIAPIPGKGTIGIEVPNKNPTMVSMKSVIGSAKFQEAEMELPIALGKTISNETFVVDLAKMPHLLMAGATGQGKSVGLNAVLTSLLYKKHPAEVKFVLVDPKKVELTLFNKIERHYLAKLPDTEDAIITDNAKVVNTLNSLCVEMDNRYSLLKDAMVRNIKEYNEKFRARKLNPEAGHRFLPYIILVVDEFADLIMTAGKEVEIPIARLAQLARAIGIHLIIATQRPSVNVITGLIKANFPARIAFRVTSKIDSRTILDTQGADQLIGRGDLLYTNGNDVVRVQCAFIDTPEVEKITDFIGSQKAYATAYLLPEFVGEETGINLDMDISERDTLFREAAEIIVNAQQGSASLLQRKLKLGYNRAGRLIDQLEAAGIVGPFEGSKARSVNISDLSALDQFFNNEQN
- a CDS encoding diacylglycerol kinase, encoding MEFQKDNTFVTGRLKSMTYAFNGAVKLIKTEHSIMVQFSLGILMTIAGFYFHISQTEWLCQTLAIGLVLSVEGLNTAVEKIADFIHPNYHERIGFIKDIAAGAVFFAAMTAIAIGLIIYIPKFI
- the tpx gene encoding thiol peroxidase, which gives rise to MASITLGGNPIHTSGELPTVGSQLADFKLVQNDLSVASLSNFAGKKLVLNIFPSVDTGTCATSVRKFNESASGLENTTVLCISRDLPFAQKRFCGAEGLENVVNLSDFQAGAFGKANGLEIIDGPLAGLHSRAIIVVDENGKITHTEQVAEIANEPNYEAALAAL